From Etheostoma spectabile isolate EspeVRDwgs_2016 chromosome 8, UIUC_Espe_1.0, whole genome shotgun sequence, a single genomic window includes:
- the LOC116694439 gene encoding myosin-8 — protein MSTDAEMAIYGKAAIYLRKPERERLEAQSAPFDAKSACYVADVKELYLKAKILKKDGGKVTVEVLDTKEERTVKESDINPMNPPKYDKIEDMAMMTHLNEASVLYNLKERYAAWMIYTYSGLFCATVNPYKWLPVYDSECVGAYRGKKRMEAPPHIFSVSDNAYQFMLTGKSLP, from the exons ATGAGTACAGATGCAGAAATGGCCATTTATGGCAAAGCTGCCATTTACCTTCGTAAGCCAGAAAGGGAAAGACTTGAGGCTCAAAGTGCACCATTTGATGCCAAGAGTGCCTGCTACGTGGCCGATGTCAAGGAGCTGTACTTGAAGGCAAAAATCCTCAAGAAAGATGGTGGCAAAGTCACCGTTGAAGTCCTGGACACTAAGGAG GAGAGGACAGTGAAAGAATCTGACATCAATCCAATGAACCCTCCCAAGTATGACAAGATTGAGGACATGGCCATGATGACCCATCTCAATGAAGCCTCTGTGCTGTATAACCTAAAAGAACGTTATGCAGCATGGATGATCTAC ACCTACTCTGGGTTGTTCTGTGCCACTGTGAACCCCTACAAGTGGCTCCCAGTGTATGATTCTGAATGTGTGGGTGCCTATAGAGGCAAGAAGCGTATGGAGGCTCCACCCCacatcttctctgtctctgacaATGCTTATCAGTTCATGCTTACTGGTAAGTCATTGCCATAA
- the LOC116693518 gene encoding myosin heavy chain, fast skeletal muscle encodes MLTTSPLKTSTAPRKYSQTGTFIGLLVVRAPAQLHLNHAVTAQEEFKEQAAMVDRRNGLMVVKIEYLRGALEQMEKSRKIAEQELVDAGERVGLLHSQSTSLLNYKKKLESDLVHIAESQVNKSRKFD; translated from the exons ATGCTGACCACATCCCCTCTTAAGACCTCCACGGCTCCCAGAAAATATAGCCAGACGGGTACCTTCATAGGACTGCTGGTGGTCAGGG CTCCTGCACAACTGCACCTCAATCATGCTGTCACAGCACAGGAGGAGTTCAAGGAACAAGCTGCTATGGTGGATCGCAGGAACGGTCTGATGGTAGTCAAAATCGAGTACCTTAGAGGTGCTCTGGAACAGATGGAGAAAAGTCGAAAAATAGCTGAACAAGAGCTGGTGGACGCCGGTGAGCGTGTTGGACTTCTGCACTCTCAA AGCACAAGCCTTCTGAACTACAAGAAAAAGCTTGAGTCTGACCTGGTCCACATTGCAGAGTCCCAGGTCAACAA